A region of Phaeodactylum tricornutum CCAP 1055/1 chromosome 14, whole genome shotgun sequence DNA encodes the following proteins:
- a CDS encoding UDP-glucose:glycoprotein glucosyltransferase (Endoplasmic reticulum quality control) translates to MDLQGAPYGYTPFCTSRESTLGYQFWRDGFWKSHLQGKPYHISALYVVDLENFRRTLVGDQLRSIYQQLSGNPDSLANLDQDLPNYAQHQVPIFSLPQEWLWCESWCSDETKGTAKTIDLCNNPEHKEPKVSMAKRIVSGPLFNESWVELDAEVEMYEQAYFKGQL, encoded by the coding sequence ATGGATTTGCAGGGTGCTCCGTATGGTTACACACCCTTTTGTACCTCGCGAGAGAGTACGCTCGGATACCAATTTTGGCGAGATGGATTTTGGAAGTCCCACCTTCAAGGCAAACCCTACCACATATCGGCACTTTATGTCGTTGATTTGGAGAACTTTCGTCGTACGTTAGTCGGGGACCAGCTGCGATCCATTTATCAACAGCTCTCCGGAAATCCGGATAGTCTGGCGAATCTCGATCAAGATCTCCCAAACTACGCTCAGCACCAAGTGCCCATCTTTAGTTTACCGCAAGAGTGGCTCTGGTGCGAGTCTTGGTGTTCAGATGAGACAAAGGGTACAGCAAAGACAATCGATTTGTGCAACAACCCAGAACATAAAGAACCAAAAGTTTCGATGGCGAAGCGGATCGTTAGCGGGCCACTTTTCAACGAAAGCTGGGTTGAACTTGACGCCGAAGTAGAAATGTACGAGCAAGCCTACTTCAAGGGGCAGCTGTAG
- a CDS encoding predicted protein: MFSASVRRSLSRATFRASHGVRTTPSVRGMADLPYHIVVGMPALSPTMETGALAEWYVAEGDFFIAGDSVAKIETDKASIDFEAQDDGYVAKLLQPAGDGTDISVNTPIMITVEEEGDVAAFQDYVAPEAAPTPAAAEPEVVSAPTPAAAPTPEPIVQAQREAVVAPPTPAPTSTPPHPPPVATPTSSADTVTPAWGFAAATASPLAKSLAAQQKAYLEMFGTTGQRPLL, encoded by the coding sequence ATGTTTTCTGCCAGTGTCCGTCGTTCTCTGTCCCGAGCAACGTTCCGTGCGTCGCACGGCGTACGCACAACCCCGAGTGTACGCGGAATGGCCGATCTTCCCTACCACATTGTCGTAGGCATGCCCGCCTTAtctcccaccatggagaCCGGTGCTCTCGCCGAATGGTACGTCGCGGAAGGCGATTTCTTCATTGCCGGTGACTCGGTCGCCAAGATTGAAACCGACAAGGCGTCCATCGACTTTGAAGCACAGGATGACGGATACGTCGCGAAACTCCTGCAACCGGCGGGCGACGGGACCGATATATCCGTCAATACCCCCATTATGATcaccgtcgaagaagaaggcgacGTGGCCGCCTTTCAAGACTACGTCGCCCCGGAAGCCGCTCCGACACCGGCTGCGGCCGAACCCGAAGTCGTTTCCGCCCCGACGCCGGCGGCCGCCCCCACTCCGGAACCCATCGTCCAAGCCCAGCGAGAAGCGGTCGTGGCACCTCCGACTCCCGCACCGACGTCGACGCCACCGCATCCGCCCCCCGTCGCCACACCGACGTCGTCCGCAGATACCGTCACTCCGGCCTGGGGCTTTGCCGCGGCCACCGCATCCCCCCTCGCCAAGTCCTTGGCGGCCCAACAAAAGGCTTACCTGGAGATGTTTGGGACCACCGGACAACGACCGTTGTTGTAA
- a CDS encoding predicted protein: protein MERLRVQSSALKPVSRRQQKHADVPSSKSETYPKLRKVTRRDEDPTPTSSSTASNLPNADRKRCVFGRAANGSHPVRSGKAPTIDGNLIKPTLLKIETNSDKNVSNFDKTSNSASWIKQSLRKPDKFENARKFTPTIKKGSETSDVLQNIRFGHGENDGSLELSGKGVNETLVDQLCTNLKNIRHITLLNNNLSEKAQMKLITAVIDANTIATLVLDGIEISEKNCDCIGNIFKANRTLTTFSVPLAKLPSKLESRLKRNRKIESYVKTIRQAGGMVQSRAITPRDNELVVNIVKIIGNDPSITEFVVDGDVRFQHLGSSMILDLAESLRSNYCLKTLRVTNVELGNAFLSALATSITTNFTLEEIDLSGNAITSEAVVAFCQAMPLNTTLIRVDLSRMHTPILSDDEGVVLKALKKNESVRQFQIKFRNGYSKIALEKILARNKSAKCTPAVTSFDTKLLAYLKAEAEQAETILSERQQTETDGSEQLVEDWAHLYELSKMADIFNSFDNAYEECGETTEQPTTTKKKSGKISLVDVIGSMESMSADGSFLTEAFISKYMVENKETGGLVFEFTNQFQMFKRFQIGDKARGFITKRFVDVLLAHPRTKEITHLNMANINCSDDLLEWLSKRCKTEATLLPKLHMLNLETNNISGSGVVALAETLKTSKTWRFLQAIKLENQSSLMKTEAEAALAKAMFVNCSVIRLGLRLRNLLERDRIGRYLQRNMDYLRRARREHAAKTGKIIKRSRNTMERFIDSIAANDSAIDHVEIVGDPLFLGLNRNEVLNAAKCFASNTFVMRVKLCNLKLDDKYAEELAKSLEQSRIEYLCLDSNAIGGNGIKAIVASLAKNRSVVELQIRHQTKNMAAADEEVIADLLDSNESLVKMGIDFRSHSARTKLERKLANNNAIQRKARTTDKQDSKMTSSISKIKSVEVQKLFDSVKDGNPSITEIELNNSAEFLQMEKRSRQNFYESLRENKTVKSLSLCNLQLDNTFADELAIILSVNETIRTIVLNDNEFTSAGILTIALAAAKRRNVRQLSIRNPRFKLINEHAEELLLVMERKSNFETFDIQLREETHKQRLFKILAKNSRCTDV from the coding sequence ATGGAGCGCCTGCGAGTTCAGTCTTCCGCATTGAAACCAGTTTCACGCCGTCAGCAGAAACATGCAGATGTGCCGTCGTCCAAGTCAGAGACATACCCAAAGCTTAGAAAAGTAACTCGGCGCGATGAAGACCCAACACCGACTTCTTCATCCACAGCCTCCAATCTACCTAACGCAGACAGAAAAAGATGTGTTTTTGGTAGAGCAGCGAATGGTAGTCATCCCGTGAGAAGTGGGAAAGCTCCGACGATAGACGGCAATCTAATAAAGCCGACCTTGCTCAAAATCGAAACGAATTCTGACAAGAACGTCTCGAATTTCGACAAAACAAGCAACTCTGCATCGTGGATCAAACAGTCTCTTCGAAAACCTGACAAGTTTGAAAATGCCAGAAAATTTACTCCAACTATCAAAAAGGGATCGGAAACCTCCGACGTTCTGCAGAATATTCGATTTGGCCATGGTGAAAATGATGGAAGCCTGGAGTTGTCAGGCAAAGGCGTCAACGAAACTTTAGTTGATCAGTTGTGCACAAATTTAAAGAATATCAGACACATAACTTTGTTGAACAACAACCTTTCAGAAAAGGCGCAAATGAAACTGATTACGGCAGTTATTGATGCGAACACGATCGCGACTCTGGTTTTGGACGGCATCGAGATTTCTGAAAAAAACTGTGATTGCATTGGCAATATCTTCAAAGCGAATCGAACGTTGACGACATTTTCTGTTCCACTAGCAAAGCTGCCCTCGAAATTGGAGTCGCGGCTGAAACGCAATCGCAAAATTGAGTCCTACGTGAAGACCATCCGTCAAGCTGGCGGAATGGTACAAAGTCGTGCCATAACTCCGCGTGACAACGAACTCGTGGTCAATATTGTCAAGATCATCGGAAATGACCCATCCATTACTGAGTTTGTGGTTGACGGCGACGTCAGGTTCCAGCATCTTGGCAGTTCGATGATACTGGACCTGGCAGAATCGCTCCGGTCAAACTATTGTCTCAAGACCTTGCGCGTCACAAACGTAGAGCTTGGCAATGCATTTCTGTCGGCTTTGGCTACGAGTATAACAACAAATTTTACTTTAGAAGAAATCGACCTCTCCGGGAATGCGATAACGAGCGAAGCTGTGGTAGCCTTTTGCCAAGCCATGCCTCTGAATACCACACTTATCAGAGTCGACTTGAGCAGAATGCACACTCCAATCTTgtcggatgatgaaggaGTTGTCTTAAAGGCGCTCAAAAAGAATGAATCGGTGCGACAATTTCAGATCAAGTTCCGAAACGGGTACAGCAAAATTGCTCTTGAAAAAATCCTCGCCAGAAACAAATCAGCAAAGTGCACACCAGCAGTTACTTCTTTTGATACCAAGCTACTAGCATATCTGAAGGCTGAAGCTGAGCAGGCTGAAACGATTCTTTCGGAGCGACAACAGACAGAAACGGATGGAAGTGAGCAGTTGGTCGAGGATTGGGCTCATCTTTACGAGCTTTCGAAAATGGCAGACATCTTCAATTCGTTCGACAACGCGTATGAAGAATGCGGCGAAACTACAGAACAACCGACGACAACCAAAAAGAAGAGTGGGAAGATATCCTTAGTCGACGTGATAGGTTCAATGGAATCCATGTCCGCCGACGGTTCCTTTCTAACAGAGGCATTCATCTCGAAATACATGGTTGAAAACAAGGAAACGGGTGGGCTTGTATTTGAGTTCACGAATCAATTCCAGATGTTTAAGAGGTTTCAAATTGGAGACAAAGCGCGTGGCTTTATTACCAAGAGATTTGTGGACGTGCTGTTGGCTCACCCGCGTACCAAGGAGATCACTCATTTGAATATGGCCAACATCAATTGTAGCGACGATTTATTGGAGTGGCTTTCCAAGAGATGCAAAACGGAAGCGACACTTTTGCCAAAGCTCCACATGCTCAACCTAGAGACGAACAACATTTCCGGGTCGGGAGTTGTCGCCCTTGCCGAGACTTTGAAGACTTCAAAGACTTGGAGATTCTTGCAAGCAATAAAGCTCGAAAACCAAAGTTCCTTGATGAAAACAGAAGCTGAAGCTGCGCTGGCCAAGGCAATGTTTGTAAATTGCAGCGTTATTCGTTTGGGCCTTCGGCTGCGGAATCTGCTGGAGCGCGACCGAATTGGTAGATATCTTCAACGAAACATGGACTATCTGCGTCGGGCCAGGCGAGAACACGCAGCGAAGACGGGTAAGATTATAAAGCGATCCAGAAACACGATGGAACGTTTCATTGACAGTATTGCGGCTAACGACTCCGCAATTGACCACGTTGAAATTGTTGGTGATCCCTTGTTCCTTGGACTCAATCGGAATGAGGTCTTGAATGCAGCCAAATGCTTTGCAAGCAACACTTTCGTTATGAGAGTGAAGCTTTGTAACTTAAAGCTCGATGACAAATACGCTGAGGAACTGGCAAAGTCGCTTGAGCAATCACGGATCGAGTACTTATGTTTGGACAGTAATGCCATCGGGGGGAATGGAATCAAAGCCATTGTTGCCAGTCTCGCTAAAAATCGATCCGTTGTCGAGCTCCAAATTCGTCACCAAACGAAGAATATGGCCGCCGCAGATGAAGAAGTCATTGCTGACTTACTTGATAGCAACGAATCTTTAGTCAAAATGGGTATAGACTTTCGCAGCCACAGCGCCCGCACTAAATTGGAACGCAAACtcgccaacaacaatgcaaTTCAGCGCAAAGCCCGTACTACGGATAAGCAAGACAGCAAAATGACCAGTAGTATCAGCAAGATCAAGTCAGTTGAGGTTCAGAAACTTTTTGATTCCGTCAAGGACGGAAATCCATCAATTACGGAAATTGAGCTCAATAACAGTGCCGAGTTCTTACAAATGGAAAAACGTTCGAGACAAAACTTTTACGAATCCTTGCGTGAGAACAAAACGGTCAAGTCCTTGAGCCTTTGCAATTTGCAACTCGATAATACCTTTGCCGACGAATTGGCAATCATCCTGTCAGTGAACGAAACCATCAGGACCATCGTACTGAACGATAATGAATTTACGTCGGCCGGCATTTTGACGATTGCCTTGGCGGCCGCCAAACGAAGGAACGTTCGCCAGCTATCCATTCGGAATCCTCGCTTCAAGTTAATCAACGAGCACGCCGAAGAGTTGCTACTCGTTATGGAGCGGAAATCTAACTTCGAAACATTTGATATTCAGTTGCGAGAGGAAACGCACAAACAGCGCTTGTTCAAGATTCTCGCTAAGAATAGTAGATGTACGGACGTATAA
- a CDS encoding predicted protein, translating into MRREVRLLLRPMRGLCFLVSVVYVVAVSGPSSSTTTPGYVPPDRLWLDVDNTLYSESILSGIGRGIEAQIVRGVHEFYERFESDDTDKVAASASPQERADALHQQYGSTIEGLRQTRWKNLLPNELSAKMRNFYERVYQDVDVTALLDTDRSRHSHGGASSTGYSHNAVAQQQTLLRDALRYSPVPVGLASNSPKRHISKVIQALGLTRIPWHAVCTPDCADAPSLGANIPFRSDTGCKEDFPTKLSPNFFPNVRGICEVLLDDSPTILRSVEALQKNLQGILVSEKSSLLQGLGQAIGWTDPAFEFSQMEYLRAKNVVDMESIHEGTWQRLGMELRAQRKEEFNNAKGTLSTGSPLCVVDVGAGLLSMLRLILHGHGARLPSLVHLLRENQHPGVSSLEYYAYEPNRELGYAATVELERLGFGLQQTLQWEDSSSPTPQSCQEFIMVKPANTTDDQPKVTVYLRFWDYQREMHRPQPTPHVIVGCCFADLMDPYELSRSLLRRFLAPPSLSHFDHTLVYFPITFCGVTQFLPPQPMEWIANIPSDTTAFALYAKALREIHGHSLDPYSLEQALGDYGATCLARGQSDWQIDPSRDEYLWETMLYFFGTVTSSVLEKAAWNALGWLERTRGLRPSIQVSNTDLLFRFPHVGSWQVKSEQSSDTSRNQTHTFQEIQFTAPFKVKAISRKLVALGPNQVRIRAIHSLISSGTELKIFKGLFEDAALDLNIEGMTEERMSYPLSYGYCSVGRVVECGMDISNPGDILGKLVFTFSSHASEVVTDRDAIQIVPDGIGALDAIFMPSVETALSIVHDAHIRMGENVAVFGQGLIGLLVTALFSKQGFDTSGRLRALTVFDMLPDRLAMSALMGATQALLPSEVKTAGPFDVAIEVSGNGRALQAAIDNVKEGGRIVIASWYGSTAVDLNLGIEFHRSHKILKTSQVSKIPAELGSTWTKERRFALAWELVREYRPSRLVTKRTKLEDAQEAYDALENGSEIAIAFDYDLA; encoded by the coding sequence ATGAGGCGTGAAGTGAGACTACTCTTGCGGCCAATGCGAGGGCTTTGTTTCCTGGTGTCGGTGGTATACGTGGTCGCCGTCTCCGGCCCctcgtcgtcgacgacgacaccgggGTATGTTCCTCCTGATCGCCTTTGGTTGGACGTGGACAACACGTTGTACAGTGAATCCATCCTATCGGGCATCGGAAGAGGCATCGAAGCGCAAATCGTACGCGGCGTTCACGAATTTTATGAGCGTTTCGAATCGGACGATACCGACAAGGTCGCTGCTTCAGCATCACCACAAGAACGAGCCGACGCCCTTCATCAGCAGTACGGGTCCACAATTGAAGGCTTGCGACAAACACGGTGGAAGAATCTTTTGCCAAACGAGTTATCGGCAAAGATGCGGAACTTTTACGAACGTGTCTACCAAGACGTGGACGTAACCGCACTACTCGACACCGACCGTTCCCGTCACTCTCACGGAGGAGCATCTTCCACGGGTTACTCACACAACGCTGTGGCCCAGCAACAAACCTTGTTACGCGATGCGTTGCGATACTCCCCCGTACCCGTTGGCTTGGCCTCTAATTCGCCCAAGCGCCATATTTCTAAAGTCATCCAAGCTCTTGGACTGACCCGTATTCCATGGCACGCCGTCTGCACACCCGACTGCGCCGACGCCCCGTCTCTGGGAGCGAATATTCCTTTCCGTAGTGACACTGGCTGCAAAGAGGATTTTCCCACAAAGTTGTCACCAAACTTTTTCCCGAACGTGCGGGGTATCTGTGAAGTATTGCTGGACGATTCACCAACCATCCTGCGGTCTGTGGAGGCTTTGCAGAAGAATTTACAGGGGATTCTCGTGTCGGAAAAATCTTCGTTGCTGCAGGGACTAGGGCAGGCAATTGGTTGGACAGATCCGGCCTTCGAATTTTCCCAAATGGAGTATTTGCGGGCCAAAAACGTCGTCGATATGGAATCGATTCACGAAGGAACCTGGCAACGACTTGGAATGGAGCTGCGAGCACAACGCAAGGAGGAATTCAACAACGCGAAAGGTACTCTAAGTACAGGCTCTCCGCTATGTGTAGTTGACGTAGGGGCCGGGCTTCTCTCCATGTTGCGACTGATACTGCACGGACACGGAGCCCGGTTACCTTCGTTGGTACACCTTTTACGAGAAAATCAACATCCTGGCGTCTCCTCTCTGGAATACTACGCCTACGAACCAAACCGTGAGTTAGGATATGCAGCTACCGTAGAGTTGGAGCGTCTGGGTTTTGGTTTGCAACAAACGTTGCAATGGGAAGATTCGAGTAGTCCGACGCCACAGTCTTGTCAAGAATTTATCATGGTCAAACCCGCGAACACGACCGACGATCAGCCAAAGGTCACTGTTTATCTTCGTTTTTGGGACTATCAACGCGAAATGCACCGACCGCAACCGACGCCACACGTCATAGTTGGTTGCTGCTTTGCCGATCTCATGGATCCGTACGAATTGTCCAGATCCCTCCTTCGACGATTTCTAGCACCGCCATCTTTGAGTCATTTTGACCATACCCTAGTCTACTTCCCCATAACCTTTTGCGGTGTCACTCAGTTCTTGCCACCCCAACCAATGGAATGGATTGCAAACATACCGTCGGATACAACTGCATTCGCACTCTACGCCAAAGCGCTCCGGGAGATTCACGGACACAGCTTGGATCCGTATAGTTTGGAACAGGCATTGGGGGACTACGGCGCGACATGTTTGGCAAGAGGTCAATCTGACTGGCAAATCGATCCTTCTCGTGACGAATACTTGTGGGAAACTATGCTGTATTTTTTCGGAACCGTCACCTCGAGTGTACTCGAGAAGGCGGCATGGAATGCTTTGGGTTGGTTGGAACGGACACGGGGCCTCAGACCTTCGATTCAAGTTTCCAACACGGACTTGCTCTTTCGCTTTCCGCATGTGGGAAGTTGGCAGGTAAAATCTGAGCAGTCGAGTGATACATCGCGAAATCAGACACACACGTTCCAGGAAATCCAATTTACGGCTCCCTTCAAAGTGAAAGCAATATCAAGAAAGCTCGTCGCCCTTGGACCCAATCAAGTCCGCATTCGAGCCATACACTCACTAATTAGTTCTGGGACGGAATTGAAGATATTCAAGGGGCTATTTGAAGATGCTGCTCTGGACCTTAACATAGAGGGAATGACAGAGGAGCGCATGTCTTATCCCCTTTCATATGGCTATTGCTCCGTCGGTCGTGTTGTGGAGTGCGGCATGGATATTTCCAATCCAGGGGACATTTTGGGCAAGCTGGTATTTACTTTTTCGTCTCACGCCTCGGAGGTAGTAACGGATAGAGATGCCATACAGATAGTACCTGACGGCATCGGCGCTCTTGACGCAATATTTATGCCGTCGGTAGAAACAGCCTTGTCGATTGTCCACGACGCTCATATTCGTATGGGAGAAAACGTGGCTGTTTTCGGCCAAGGTCTTATTGGTCTCTTGGTGACGGCGCTGTTTTCTAAGCAAGGCTTTGATACTTCGGGACGATTGCGAGCGTTAACGGTCTTTGACATGCTTCCCGATCGTCTTGCGATGTCAGCACTGATGGGAGCGACCCAGGCGCTTTTGCCATCTGAAGTGAAGACGGCGGGCCCTTTTGACGTGGCAATTGAAGTCAGCGGTAACGGCCGCGCTCTCCAAGCAGCGATCGACAACGTGAAAGAAGGGGGGCGTATTGTCATCGCGTCATGGTACGGAAGCACTGCTGTAGATCTTAACCTTGGTATTGAGTTCCACCGCAGCCACAAGATTTTAAAAACTTCACAAGTGAGCAAAATCCCTGCCGAGCTTGGATCGACATGGACCAAGGAGAGAAGATTTGCGCTAGCGTGGGAGCTAGTGCGAGAATATCGTCCGTCGCGACTCGTAACAAAAAGGACGAAGCTAGAAGACGCTCAAGAAGCTTATGACGCCCTAGAGAACGGCTCCGAAATTGCGATTGCTTTTGATTATGATTTAGCATGA
- a CDS encoding predicted protein, with the protein MFFYIKLVVFFLALQGTTASIQNEFKLENAIPPISEFVVIVHNKKAHPLFQLRESASTALGTLAEDGDASALVEQYGNVKSRGVDQSSIGVLSNEGPLTRFYSLSFDVEVSRRFPYVSFTSMPNSTNDCFVDVNACELYPDMSLTIPRYNSGTEQNNELSGFIPGPFCLIIDSNKKAAGNGERGKIENGGLQGEIAASRRQRTIMHPSSRKEAHLPP; encoded by the exons ATGTTCTTTTACATTAAGCTCGTGGTCTTCTTCCTCGCGCTCCAAGGAACCACTGCATCCATCCAAAATGAATTCAAGCTTGAGAACGCCATTCC CCCCATATCCGAATTTGTTGTCATAGTTCACAACAAAAAAGCACATCCCCTCTTTCAGCTTCGCGAGTCGGCGTCCACTGCTCTCGGGACTCTTGCGGAAGATGGCGACGCGAGCGCCCTCGTTGAGCAGTACGGCAACGTGAAAAGCAGAGGCGTCGACCAGTCTTCCATTGGGGTATTAAGCAACGAGGGTCCTTTAACGCGCTTCTATTCGCTGTCGTTTGATGTGGAGGTTTCTCGACGCTTTCCGTACGTATCGTTTACCAGCATGCCCAACAGCACCAACGATTGTTTCGTCGATGTCAATGCCTGTGAGCTCTACCCGGATATGTCACTCACTATCCCCCGATATAATTCTGGAACggaacaaaacaacgaaCTTAGTGGATTCATTCCAGGTCCTTTCTGCTTGATAATTGATAGCAATAAGAAAGCTGCTGGAAACGGCGAAA GAGGTAAAATCGAAAACGGTGGTCTGCAAGGAGAGATCGCGGCGTCCAGACGACAGCGTACCATCATGCATCCTTCGTCGCGTAAGGAGGCACATTTACCACCTTAA
- a CDS encoding predicted protein, producing the protein MGTALGKEDEGQIPRQLDAVTESEQTDQRKSNAVAAESEEFHRAPQRQTLHMRKESKEFLNTMHSYLDCKRKLEALAGKVDPCRTLHGMTLYTHSGGIREADGTYKATYRQQNQSGNPVRDSEELLQAATVTRPLFLALMQQLASQIMQKRQDLRRDGAQFKALVELPLKAWSRIVEKSRDDYAKRTPGPPEAWLYDLNRASVLCPDVATMDAVVTWLYKNTYIVTAKNRFHRPTISGYRDLLFVLRIPVRPTDQQGGTGSPANPVLFFHMCELQVHHEQIWQLSKTLETHRLYRYFRSYFCGNDEASVGKLMTELVEIEDSGKLDTMVVQRVLESDDVPRIRKLTELFQHLPEHDFALLLSQRALDIHVAAEPDAPSHSKHETHHSHRINVAESYNHIGDILLAKGEYLSALTHYRQALDIYLQTLGPQHVQTAATHNAIGLVLSNQASYDEALIHFEKALAIFSAPGGDSSSNNTDQSIAKNAHPQAATAWIYIGHIAQARGNLEQARENYEKARAIASALEEQLYGTKQTLLATTETNLGIVSYHQGDLDDALVHMQQALATRQAVLGRKHRQTGLVHEALGTIWRDLGNLETAAEHFCQANSIDQGTTCDWERSLLKKRLHWSTGGLSIDEKVSRTSTEELP; encoded by the coding sequence ATGGGAACGGCTCTGGGAAAGGAAGACGAGGGTCAAATCCCACGTCAACTGGATGCCGTTACCGAGTCGGAGCAGACCGATCAACGAAAGAGCAATGCGGTCGCGGCAGAAAGCGAGGAGTTTCATCGAGCACCGCAACGCCAGACGCTACATATGCGGAAGGAATCCAAAGAGTTTCTGAACACTATGCATTCCTACTTGGATTGCAAACGAAAATTGGAAGCCTTGGCAGGCAAAGTGGACCCCTGCCGAACACTGCACGGCATGACGCTATATACGCACTCGGGCGGAATACGCGAGGCGGACGGAACCTACAAAGCGACTTATCGGCAGCAAAACCAATCTGGAAACCCGGTTCGAGACTCGGAGGAACTCCTGCAAGCCGCCACGGTGACACGACCTCTCTTTTTGGCGCTCATGCAACAACTAGCATCCCAAATAATGCAAAAACGACAAGATCTGCGCCGGGACGGTGCGCAATTCAAGGCACTGGTCGAACTTCCCCTCAAAGCCTGGTCGAGGATTGTGGAAAAGTCACGGGACGACTACGCGAAACGGACACCGGGTCCACCGGAAGCATGGCTCTACGATCTCAACCGCGCTTCCGTTCTTTGCCCTGACGTTGCCACCATGGACGCCGTCGTTACGTGGCTTTACAAAAATACATATATTGTTACGGCCAAGAATCGCTTTCATCGGCCCACTATCAGCGGATACCGTGACTTGCTCTTTGTTTTACGGATACCCGTGAGACCCACGGATCAACAAGGCGGTACCGGTTCACCCGCCAATCCTGTTCTATTTTTTCACATGTGCGAACTGCAAGTGCATCACGAACAAATTTGGCAACTTAGCAAAACACTGGAGACGCACAGGCTATATCGATACTTTCGCTCCTACTTTtgcggcaacgacgaagccaGTGTCGGGAAGCTGATGACAGAACTGGTTGAAATTGAAGATTCTGGCAAACTCGATACGATGGTTGTACAGCGAGTGCTGGAATCGGACGACGTCCCGCGGATACGCAAGCTCACCGAGCTCTTTCAACATCTGCCAGAGCACGATTTTGCCCTACTCTTGTCCCAACGCGCTCTCGACATTCACGTGGCGGCCGAACCGGATGCTCCTAGCCATAGCAAGCATGAAACCCACCACAGTCATCGTATCAACGTTGCCGAATCGTACAACCATATTGGCGACATACTTTTGGCTAAGGGAGAGTATCTTAGTGCCTTGACGCACTATCGACAGGCACTCGATATTTACCTACAGACGCTTGGCCCACAGCACGTCCAGACGGCAGCGACACACAACGCGATTGGTCTAGTGCTATCCAATCAAGCATCGTACGACGAGGCCTTGAttcatttcgaaaaagcaCTCGCAATTTTTTCAGCGCCCGGGGgagacagcagcagcaacaatacCGACCAGAGTATCGCCAAAAATGCCCATCCCCAGGCCGCCACCGCTTGGATTTACATTGGTCACATTGCCCAGGCTCGTGGAAATCTGGAGCAAGCTCGGGAGAATTACGAAAAAGCGCGTGCAATCGCTTCGGCGCTGGAGGAACAGCTATACGGAACGAAACAGACTCTACTCGCCACGACAGAAACGAATTTGGGAATTGTAAGCTACCATCAGGGGGACCTGGACGATGCCTTGGTGCACATGCAACAGGCATTGGCTACCCGTCAAGCTGTTCTGGGACGTAAGCATCGTCAAACTGGTCTAGTCCACGAGGCATTGGGAACAATTTGGCGTGATCTGGGAAATTTGGAAACCGCCGCTGAACACTTCTGTCAAGCGAACAGCATTGATCAAGGAACAACATGTGACTGGGAACGCTCGCTATTGAAGAAACGGTTGCATTGGAGCACAGGGGGACTCTCTATCGATGAGAAAGTGAGCCGGACTTCTACAGAGGAGTTACCGTAG